The following proteins come from a genomic window of Phacochoerus africanus isolate WHEZ1 chromosome 9, ROS_Pafr_v1, whole genome shotgun sequence:
- the LOC125136601 gene encoding LOW QUALITY PROTEIN: 60S ribosomal protein L17-like (The sequence of the model RefSeq protein was modified relative to this genomic sequence to represent the inferred CDS: substituted 2 bases at 2 genomic stop codons) codes for MGTPRGLNLWVHFKDTRETAQAIRVGISEKLPYLKDITLGKWREPLRRYNGGAGGHDQAEQCGWTHWSMVNGPESAECSVHLLKGAXSNAELKGXDVDSVVMEHIRVNKAPRKQPRTYRAHGHGQINPYMSSPCHIEMFLTGTGQFVPKSEEEVAQRKKIFWEKMQKQKLMTQE; via the exons atgggaactcctagaggtttGAATCTTTGGGTTCACTTTAAGGACACTCGTGAAACTGCCCAGGCCATAAGGGTAGGCATATCTGAAAAGCTGCCATATCTGAAAGAcatcactttagga AAGTGGCGTGAACCACTCCGTCGTTACAATGGCGGAGCTGGTGGCCACGACCAGGCCGAGCAGTGCGGCTGGACACACTGGTCAATGGTCAATGGTCCAGAGAGCGCTGAATGTTCAGTGCACCTGCTCAAAGGTGCTTAGAGTAATGCTGAACTTAAGGGCTGAGATGTAGATTCTGTGGTCATGGAGCACATCCGGGTGAACAAAGCTCCCAGGAAGCAGCCCAGGACTTACAGAGCTCATGGTCACGGTCAGATCAACCCTTACATGAGTTCTCCCTGCCACATTGAGATGTTCCTCACTGGAACAGGACAGTTTGTTCCTAAATCAGAAGAGGAGGTTGCGCAGAGAAAAAAGATATTCTGGGAGAAGATGCAGAAACAAAAACTCATGACCCAGGAGTAA